The following are encoded in a window of Trichomycterus rosablanca isolate fTriRos1 chromosome 13, fTriRos1.hap1, whole genome shotgun sequence genomic DNA:
- the foxa2 gene encoding forkhead box protein A2, with amino-acid sequence MLGAVKMEGHEHADWSSYYGEPECYTSVGNMNTGLGMNSMNTYMSMSGMSTAANMTANSMNMSYVNTGMSPSMTGMSPGAGAMAGMGAGMGAGMTGMGAALSPSMSPMTAQAPSMNALTSYTNMNAMSPMYSQSNINRSRDPKTYRRSYTHAKPPYSYISLITMAIQQSPSKMLTLSEIYQWIMDLFPFYRQNQQRWQNSIRHSLSFNDCFIKVPRSPDKPGKGSFWALHPDSGNMFENGCYLRRQKRFKCDKLMCKESGRKSSEAASHSSSESCNGNESPHSNSSVSEHKRSLSDLKSNPGMSPDHNAPSPVSHHQQQQHLMAQHHAVLAHDAHLKPDHHYSFNHPFSINNLMSSEQQHHHKMDLKTYEQVMHYGYGSPMTGALSVGSMAAKAGFDSSTLAADTSYYQGVYSRPIMNSS; translated from the exons ATGCTCGGTGCTGTCAAAATGGAAGGACACGAACACGCAGACTGGAGCAGCTACTATGGAGAGCCTGAG TGTTACACCTCAGTTGGCAACATGAACACCGGACTGGGCATGAACTCCATGAACACCTACATGAGCATGTCTGGAATGAGCACAGCGGCGAACATGACTGCAAACTCTATGAACATGTCGTATGTGAACACGGGCATGAGTCCATCCATGACCGGCATGTCTCCGGGCGCGGGGGCCATGGCTGGCATGGGCGCGGGCATGGGCGCGGGCATGACGGGCATGGGCGCGGCCCTCAGCCCGAGCATGAGTCCGATGACGGCTCAAGCGCCTTCCATGAACGCCCTGACCTCCTACACAAACATGAACGCTATGAGCCCCATGTACAGCCAGTCCAACATCAACCGATCGCGCGATCCCAAGACGTACCGTCGGAGCTACACGCATGCCAAGCCTCCGTATTCATATATCTCTTTGATCACCATGGCGATTCAGCAGTCCCCAAGCAAGATGCTCACTCTGAGCGAAATCTACCAGTGGATCATGGACTTGTTCCCCTTTTACCGGCAAAACCAGCAGCGCTGGCAGAACTCCATCCGCCACTCGCTGTCCTTCAACGACTGCTTTATTAAAGTGCCTCGCTCTCCAGATAAGCCTGGCAAAGGCTCGTTTTGGGCCCTGCACCCTGATTCGGGTAACATGTTCGAGAACGGTTGCTACCTGCGGCGCCAGAAGCGCTTCAAATGCGACAAGCTTATGTGCAAGGAGTCAGGTCGGAAATCATCCGAAGCCGCATCACACAGCAGCTCAGAGAGCTGCAATGGCAACGAGTCACCTCACTCCAACTCATCCGTCAGCGAGCACAAAAGATCGCTTTCTGACTTAAAATCTAACCCGGGAATGAGCCCCGATCACAACGCGCCCTCACCGGTCTCACAtcaccaacagcagcagcacctTATGGCGCAGCATCACGCGGTTTTGGCGCACGATGCGCACCTGAAGCCCGATCACCACTACTCCTTTAACCATCCGTTCTCCATCAATAACCTTATGTCATCCGAGCAGCAACATCACCACAAAATGGACTTAAAAACATATGAACAGGTGATGCATTACGGTTACGGTTCGCCGATGACCGGGGCGCTTTCTGTAGGCTCCATGGCGGCTAAAGCGGGCTTTGACTCTTCGACTTTAGCAGCCGACACATCCTATTACCAGGGTGTCTACTCCAGACCCATCATGAACTCTTCTTAG